One stretch of Eupeodes corollae chromosome 2, idEupCoro1.1, whole genome shotgun sequence DNA includes these proteins:
- the LOC129945063 gene encoding tigger transposable element-derived protein 4-like, with translation MVQSPKKLEYSTKRTNSTNIGKRLCKKVGQKNFTCSTAWIQRFQLRHNIVSARVSGECGSVSAGVVDDWPKEREGYTDNQIFNIDETRLFYKMTPNRTLKFKGEKCVGGKMSKERITVLVGGNMTGTVQHKLLVIGKAKNTWCFKNIKKLPSLYESNKRAWMTSGIFEKDLRNWDRQLGKQKETILLLVDNCPQHPNIDGLTSMKLVFLPPNTTSVLQPMDQGTIRSLKEHYRKVQVLNIIRNIEIEKQDGSHVMNFVNVNNNIVTAEFITDEQIIDSVQNENVDSDKNEEEIEIQIQGKIEDALQAANTLKSFVSLTDSFDRGYEEFSTKIEMKIEEVFVKKCRQQKIADFL, from the exons ATGGTTCAAAGCCCAAAGAAGCTTGAATACTCCACTAAGCGGACCAATTCTACAAACATAGGCAAAAGGCTTTGCAAAAAGGTTGGGCAAAAAAACTTCACCTGCTCTACAGCTTGGATTCAACGATTTCAACTAAGACATAACATAGTTAGTGCAAGGGTAAGTGGTGAATGTGGTAGTGTTTCTGCAGGAGTTGTGGATGATTGGCCAAAGGAACGAGAGGGTTATACAGATAATCAAATATTCAACATTGACGAAACACGTTTATTCTACAAAATGACACCTAATAGAACATTGAAATTCAAGGGCGAAAAATGCGTTGGAGGTAAAATGTCAAAGGAACGAATAACGGTTTTAGTAGGAGGTAATATGACCGGAACTGTTCAACACAAGTTGTTGGTTATTGGAAAAGCAAAAAACACGTGgtgctttaaaaatatcaagaaaCTTCCATCATTATATGAGTCCAATAAACGAGCCTGGATGACATCAGGGATATTCGAAAAAGATTTAAGGAATTGGGATAGACAGTTGGGAAAACAAAAGGAAACAATTCTGTTGTTAGTAGACAATTGTCCCCAACATCCAAATATTGATGGTCTTACTTCTATGAAGCTTGTATTTTTGCCACCTAATACTACATCTGTGCTACAACCAATGGATCAGGGTACAATCAGATCACTTAAAGAACACTACAGAAAGGTTCAAGTACTAAACATCATTCGTAACATCGAGATCGAGAAACAAGATGGATCACATGTAATGA ATTTCGTTAATGTGAACAACAACATTGTGACTGCCGAGTTTATAACCGACGAACAAATTATTGATTctgttcaaaatgaaaatgtagacAGTGATAAAAATGAAGAAG aaattgaaattcaaattcaaggGAAAATTGAAGATGCACTTCAGGCTGCCAATACCTTGAAATCGTTTGTTTCGTTGACTGATAGTTTTGACCGAGGTTATGAAGAATTTTCGACCAAAATAGAGATGAAAATAGAAGAAgtgttcgtaaaaaaatgtcgaCAGCAAAAAATCGCAGATttcttgtaa